In a single window of the Clarias gariepinus isolate MV-2021 ecotype Netherlands chromosome 16, CGAR_prim_01v2, whole genome shotgun sequence genome:
- the zbtb49 gene encoding zinc finger and BTB domain-containing protein 49, which yields MEGLYTHSVYLLQELQEQRIQGLLCDCTLVVKGVCFKAHKNVLAAFSPYFRSLFQNSPAVKNDVFQLSIQDVGGIGQILDYMYTSHLELNPDNAHTLLHIAQNLQVSNIINMCTSYLKAVTPPLSMPDCVLGSPLPTEPDFQSTVSSDITNPNIQYRRPQQLTPVSVAPPAGNLEAASSLPAHGCKLRNFYSRQYFKKVAEEQNSMQVANQNLQKPPTNPDIQPLHSVASATSSQTPPDAGNTAVSQSTGPAMSQPLPCYANATVLPTSSSPLSSSTSCSNTPALPVSGAKSTAVSRTMCPKKAVYLKKFNYHVLDDGVEPESLIESCSSERDQQVGTERRPELVSIDAPTEEPAEEPDPRTLTNPAPPQQLEETCSQSQGSEGSKVTERSYKCCCEVCGKTFKHPSNLELHKRSHTGEKPFQCNVCGKKFSQAGNLQTHLRRHSGEKPYICELCGKSFAASGDVQRHIVIHSGARPHLCDICGRGFGNLSNLKEHKKTHSSEKEFICDQCGKSFNMQRKLIKHTMRHTGEKPYCCQTCGKCFAGSGDLQRHVRSHTGERPYVCETCGKGFTRTAVLRRHRNSHCNAQTHTAASTDTDPTHTVTSVTQSPHSPHSHNQTELCALPHPSSAPPPPETSRQPLAPHDDASTSFFSPQSSSSSSSSSSSSLPDLRSSVPHHFISKPLTLNLKAPPHPLKPALHSDSSFSWDSQ from the exons ATGGAAGGGTTGTACACACATAGTGTGTATCTGCTCCAGGAGCTGCAGGAACAGAGGATTCAGGGGCTGCTGTGTGACTGCACGCTGGTGGTGAAGGGTGTGTGTTTCAAAGCACACAAGAACGTCCTCGCCGCATTCAGCCCCtacttcag ATCCTTGTTCCAGAACTCTCCAGCAGTAAAAAACGACGTGTTTCAACTGTCTATTCAGGATGTAGGGGGCATCGGACAGATTCTGGACTACATGTACACTTCTCACCTGGAGCTTAACCCGGACAATGCGCACACACTGCTGCACATTGCACAGAACCTACAG gtgtCTAACATCATTAACATGTGCACTTCATACTTAAAGGCAGTGACTCCGCCCCTTTCAATGCCGGATTGTGTCCTGGGGAGCCCTTTACCCACAGAGCCAGACTTCCAGAGCACTGTCTCCAGTGATATCACCAATCCCAATATTCAATACAGACGACCTCAACAGTTAACCCCGGTATCAGTGGCCCCACCCGCTGGCAACCTGGAAGCGGCCAGTAGTCTTCCAGCTCATGGATGTAAGCTGAGGAACTTTTACAGCAGacagtattttaaaaaggtGGCTGAGGAGCAGAACAGTATGCAAGTTGCCAATCAGAACCTTCAAAAGCCACCCACAAATCCAGACATCCAACCGCTGCATTCTGTGGCGTCTGCGACGAGCAGTCAGACACCACCAGACGCAGGAAATACTGCTGTGTCTCAATCCACTGGTCCTGCGATGTCACAGCCATTACCGTGCTATGCAaacgccactgtgctgcctactTCATCATCACCACTATCATCATCCACTTCCTGTTCTAATACACCTGCACTTCCTGTTAGTGGAGCAAAAAGCACCGCTGTGTCTCGCACCATGTGCCCTAAAAAGGCTGTCTACCTGAAGAAGTTTAATTACCATGTCTTAGATGATGGGGTGGAGCCCGAGAGTTTGATTGAAAGCTGCAGTTCGGAAAGAGACCAACAGGTGGGGACAGAACGCAGGCCAGAACTCGTCAGCATAGACGCGCCCACTGAGGAGCCAGCGGAGGAGCCCGACCCCAGGACGCTAACTAACCCCGCCCCACCACAGCAGCTGGAGGAGACGTGCTCTCAAAGTCAGGGGTCTGAAGGGTCAAAGGTCACAGAAAGGAGTTACAAGTGCTGCTGTGAAGTGTGTGGGAAAACTTTCAAACACCCCAGTAATCTAGAACTACACAAACGCTCACACACTG GTGAGAAGCCGTTCCAGTGTAATGTGTGTGGAAAGAAGTTTTCTCAG gcgggAAACCTGCAGACTCATCTGCGGCGCCATTCAGGAGAGAAACCCTATATTTGTGAGCTCTGTGGAAAaag TTTTGCTGCATCAGGTGATGTTCAGCGGCACATTGTTATCCACTCAGGAGCCCGACCTCACCTGTGTGACATCTGTGGACGag GTTTTGGCAACCTCAGTAATCTGAAGGAGCACAAGAAGACTCACAGTTCAGAAAAAGAATTTATCTGCGATCAGTGTGGCAAGTCGTTCAACATGCAGAGAAAGCTAATCAAACACACAATGAGACACACTGGAGAGAAACCGTACTGCTGCCAGACCTGCG GTAAGTGCTTCGCCGGCTCAGGTGACCTCCAGCGGCACGTGCGTTCACACACAGGTGAGCGTCCATACGTCTGTGAAACCTGCGGGAAAGGTTTTACGCGCACCGCGGTGCTACGCCGTCACCGAAACTCCCATTGCAACGCCCAAACACACACTGCGGCCTCCACGGACACAGATCCTACACACACCGTAACCTCAGTCACTCAGTCACCACACTCTCCACATTCCCACAATCAGACTGAACTCTGTGCTCTTCCGCATCCCTCCTCTGCTCCGCCTCCTCCAGAAACTTCCAGACAACCTCTGGCCCCTCACGACGATGCTTCCACTTCATTCTTCTCCCCccaatcttcttcttcttcttcttcttcctcttcatcGTCTCTCCCAGATCTGCGCTCTAGCGTTCCACATCATTTTATATCCAAGCCCCTTACTTTGAACTTGAAGGCTCCACCCCATCCTCTAAAGCCCGCCCTCCACTCAGACTCGTCCTTTAGCTGGGACTCGCAATGA
- the drd5a gene encoding D(1) dopamine receptor, with product MRNRSEPEEEENGDDARRDLALRVLTGCALSALVLCTLFGNVLVCAAVLRFRHLRSKVTNTFIVSLAVSDLLVAVLVMPWKAVAEVAGFWPFGAFCDIWVTFDIMCSTASIFNLCVISVDRYWAISSPFRYERKMTQRAAFVMIGVTWTLSVLISFIPIQLNWHKASTGAEILRGFNGTGTTARALTDAEQNNCDSSLNREYAISSSLVSFYIPVAIMIVTYTRIYRIAQMQIGRIASLERAAEHAQSCRSGSRALVCQHQHQQQQHSTLKTSINRETKVLKTLSVIMGVFVCCWLPFFILNCMVPFCSRRRESSADRRAGLPCVSETTFDVFVWFGWTNSSLNPVIYAFNAEFRRAFASLLGCRRLCARTPVETVNISNEFVSYNHDTLVHKEIADAYVNIIPNVVECTDHEDTFDRISQLSRREEEEEDVVVTDSAEISLGRLTPFSRNGIR from the coding sequence ATGCGGAACCGCAGCGAgccggaggaggaggaaaacgGCGACGACGCCCGCCGCGATCTGGCGCTGCGCGTGCTGACCGGGTGCGCGCTCTCCGCGCTCGTGCTATGCACGCTCTTCGGCAACGTGCTGGTGTGCGCGGCCGTGCTGCGCTTCCGCCACCTGCGCTCCAAGGTCACCAACACGTTCATCGTGTCTCTCGCCGTGTCCGACCTCCTCGTGGCCGTGCTCGTGATGCCGTGGAAAGCCGTGGCGGAAGTTGCGGGGTTTTGGCCGTTCGGCGCGTTCTGTGACATCTGGGTCACCTTTGACATCATGTGCTCCACGGCGTCCATCTTCAACCTGTGCGTGATCAGCGTGGACAGGTACTGGGCCATCTCCAGCCCGTTCCGATACGAGCGCAAGATGACCCAGCGCGCCGCGTTTGTCATGATCGGCGTCACGTGGACTCTGTCCGTGCTCATCTCGTTCATACCGATACAGCTGAACTGGCACAAAGCCAGCACCGGAGCTGAAATCCTGCGGGGGTTTAACGGCACCGGCACCACAGCGCGCGCACTCACGGACGCGGAGCAAAACAACTGCGACTCGAGTTTAAACCGGGAGTACGCCATCTCCTCGTCGCTCGTGAGCTTCTACATCCCCGTAGCGATCATGATCGTGACCTACACTCGCATCTACCGCATCGCACAGATGCAGATAGGCAGAATCGCGTCTCTGGAGCGCGCCGCGGAGCACGCGCAGAGCTGCAGGAGCGGCAGCCGCGCGCTCGTGTGCCAGCACCAGCACCAACAGCAGCAGCACAGCACGCTGAAAACCTCCATCAACCGCGAGACCAAAGTGCTCAAGACCCTGTCCGTAATAATGGGCGTGTTCGTGTGCTGCTGGCTTCCGTTCTTCATCCTCAACTGCATGGTGCCGTTCTGCTCGAGGCGCCGCGAGAGCAGCGCTGACCGGCGCGCGGGCCTGCCGTGCGTCAGCGAGACCACCTTCGACGTGTTCGTGTGGTTCGGCTGGACGAACTCCTCGCTCAACCCGGTGATCTACGCGTTCAACGCCGAGTTCCGCAGAGCCTTCGCGAGCCTGCTGGGATGCAGGCGCCTGTGCGCGCGCACGCCGGTGGAGACCGTGAACATCAGCAACGAGTTCGTGTCGTACAACCACGACACGCTGGTGCACAAGGAGATCGCCGACGCGTACGTGAACATCATCCCCAACGTGGTGGAGTGCACGGACCACGAGGACACCTTCGACCGAATCTCGCAGCTCTCGCGCcgcgaggaagaggaggaagacgtCGTGGTCACGGACTCGGCGGAAATCAGCTTGGGCAGACTCACGCCTTTTAGCAGGAACGGAATCCGCTGA